The genomic stretch GAATACCCAGCCAGCTCAAACTGTCCATGATGAACACCCCACCCTTCTTTATTGCGATCGCCTGGTTGGCAAATCCGCTGTATTGGCTGGCCTGCGGGCTATTTGTGGGAGGGCGTTATGGGGGCGCGATCGCATCTGCTCTCTTCGCCGTCTTCATCGGCTTTGCGGGTACCCTGTCTGCCTATCGGTTTCCGCTACCCAACGGCAGCAACCCCTTTAGCCAGCTTCAGCTAGTGCAGCTGCTGCCCGGCTTTTGGCTCTGGCTGGCGGCTCCCGCTTTGTTAGTCGTCATTGCCGGTAGCGTTGCCTATGCCCCCCGCCGGAGTCGGCTGGGGCTAACCCAGACACATTCTAGACGAGGACCAAATCGGGGGCCGCACCATGAGTAGAGTCTTTTCCGGCACCTTCACGCGCTTTCTGCTGCTCGTTCTGGTCACCGCATGGCTCGTTTGCCGTGGGCCACTGCCATCCACCGCAACCAGTCCACCCTCAGCCCTGACGTCTCTGTCGGCGCAGACGATGGCGGCCCAGGCCGACCAATATCTGAGCGACCTGGTGAAAATTGAGCCCAGGAGGACCATGAACCTGCTGAATTAAGCGCCGCCGAACCAGTGCAGCAAGAGATCGGGCGATCGCCACAGTCCGTACCCCAGTAGCCCAAACACTGCTGTAATCAGCCCCGTTACCCCATAGCCCAACAGCATCATCACCCCGTCTGCCTCCAGGGTGGCCACCACAAAGATCAAGATGCCGATGGTGGGCAGGGGGTTGGTCATTGGCACCGGACTCATTAGCAGTAGGGTCAGCCAGCTGATGCAGGCCCCGTTGACGTGCCACACCGAGGGACTGTTCGCCAGCCGGGTGAAGCGAGGCCGCACAAACCGCTCACTAAAGCGCGTCACCCGCCGCAGGTTACCCAGCACCTGCCGCGCCAGCACAGGCGGGAACTGAAACTGGGCCACCCGTCGGGGCAACCAGGGCACTTTTCGCCCCAGGGCCATCTGGAGTGACAGCAGCAGGCAGGCTGACCCCAAAATTGTGGTAAAGCCTGGCGGCATGGGAAAGAGAAAGGGTAGCACCAGCAGGCCAATCACCAGACAGAAGCCCCGCTCGGCTGTTTCGCTCAGCACGTGGGCCAAAGTCAGCGGCTGGTGAGCCAGTCGCTCTAGCAGGGCCTTGATTTCCTGGGAAAACCGGGGCGAGGGATTGTCCATCTATTGGCGACCTTTAGCGGTGGTTAGGGCAGAGGGTCTGGGCATTTTGCGCCGTAGACTGAGCTGAATGACCAGCTTTTCGGCTTCTAGCCAGACAAACAGCAACGTCGTGATGATGTGGCGCAGTTTCAAAAGAGGACCTGGCATCGAGCTATTTTGACAAGGGGCAACCCCCTCACTATCTTCGCCGCAGCTGCGTTTCACGTCTGAGTTCGGGATGGGTCAGAGTGGGACCTCATCACAGATTCACTCAACGAATCAAGCATGGCTGTGTGCACAGCCCCATTTCTCTCACATTCAGTTCTTCAAGGAACTTAAACAACACAATATTGAAGCAATTAACGCTTTCCTGGTGTCTTTGGCGCTGTGGTCCCACTCTGACCCATCCCGAACTCAGACGTGAAACGCAGCTGCGGCGAAGATAGTGAGGGGGTTGCCCCTTGTCAAAATAGCTCGATGCCAGGTCCTCTTTTGAAACTGCGCCACATCATCACGATATGGCGCAGTTTTGCTTTTCAGTTTGTTGATTAATAGGGCAGATCTTGAAGGCCTTCAGCCTTACGATAGGTTCCTTCAAGAATGGCTACTTCTTACTGGGCAAGTGCCTCCAACCCTCCTGGAGAGTGACTTTCCTGGGCTTGGGCGGCTGCCAACTCTAGGTAGCGGTGCAAATACTCAGTTGTCAAGCCATGCAGCAGCAGCGCCCGAGCTGCCGAAAAGGGACTGTTAGGGGCCAAAGGATGCCGGTTGAGGATTACATGATTCCAGCGATAGTCGTTGGTAACAGCGCTGATATAACAGCCAAAGTTTTCGTCAAACTGCAGAGACAGCACTGCCCGTTCAAATTCCTTTGTTGTTAAACAGAGGGAGTAAAACACCTTGAATAACTCAATCGCGGATTCTAGGTCTAAAATCTGGTGCCAGCGGCGAGTAAAGTCAATCTGGGGTTGCACCGGGCGAATACTGTCGAAGCAAAGGCCCTGCTGCTGCACCTGGACGATCCAGTTCGGATTGTGGGCCTGGGCCTGGTGATAATCGTAGACAAAGTTGTAGAGAATCAAATCGTGTTCAAGAAAGGCATTGTTGGCCAAATCTGTGACGGTTTGAGGATAAAGCTGAGACTTGGGAATGGTGCGATCGGGGCCGTTGTCGATTAAGAAATTGACCACATTAGAGCCCAGTCCCAGGTGACGCACGATCAGATAGCATGCCTCTGGCTGCACCCATGTTTTGAGAAACCAGGCTGCACTACGGTGCATGAGGCCGTAGGCTTTGAACTCAAACGGGATCAGCCGCTTCAAAATCAAAATTAGCCCTAGCAAAAGATTAGCAACGAGCCGAATCGGGCTGAGTAAGTATACCCGGCTAAAACTGCGCAAGTCATTAACCATGTGGCCCTTGGCGGTTGGGTCAAGCGGAATTGCCTGGTCAAGATACAGGACATCCCACCCGTCAGGATCGAGGCGGTTATAGGGTTGAGGTTGATAGGAGGTCATAGGTGAATAGGTCTATCAATCGAAAAGATAGCAAGCGATCAAGTGGTAGATCCTGATAGCAACATCAGCCGGTTAGTCAATCACAATTTCTTCCAGCTGGAGCCGATAGAGCCGTGCTGTAACCTGCGCTGTTTTAACAATTCGGGCCGCAATCTCGGCTGTAATCCACTCTGCTTGAAAGAACGCGTTGAGCTTATCCGTATGGCTGTCATCGTTCTCGCTGTGGTAAGCCAAAAAAGAAACTTGATCTCTGGTTAGCCCCAGCTGCTGCTGAATTTGCTCGGCCCACCGTCGTGCCAGGCGGCTGCCCAACCCCTCAATAATGAACATGCTGCCGATTAAATCTACCGGGTTTAACTGCGACGCCCGGTGGAAAATGAAAGCAGACAGGGCCTCACTGCCCAGATTTTGCTCGGCGTTGACGATATCTGTTAAGGTGCCCCCCACCGCGACATAGTTCTGCTCCAGCATCTGAAAATCCCGGTGCTCCGCCTGGGCATGGCTAATAAAGTGCGATCGCACCTGAAAATTTTCCATATTTGACGCCGCCCTCGCAATCCAGCGTGCCCCTTCCACCACCTGAGGTCGCAAGTTCCGCAGCAGTGCCCGGTAGCTGTCGAGGGTAAACTCGCCGCGATTCAGCTGACGAATTAATGGAACTGATTGCAGCTGTCGCTCAAACTCCAGCCAAGTCAGCGTTAGCTGTCGAAGCAGTTCGGCGTGCACATCTGTACTAGCTGGAGGAGCTGATGCGTCAGTCACCCCCGACTCCGAGCCTGGCCCTGTCCCAGACTGCGAGCCAAAGGTACCTCCTTGAGACGCAAAAATCGGTGGCGGCATCGCCGTCGCCACCGCCGGGTGAGCCGCTGGAACTGGTTGCAACGGTGCAGTTCCAGCCACCACCGTGAGCTTGAGATAGGCCGTGGTGAAGCGGCCACTCTCGGGCACAAAACAAAAGATCGTCTGTCCTGGCTGGAGCTTGCCGCTGTGGAACAGTTCTTCCAGCATTAAATAAATTGAGGCGCAGCCGGTATTACCTCTGGTGTAGAGGTTCGTAAACCAACGCTCTTCGGGAATCATGGCGTTGGCTTTTTCCAGCAGAGCAACAATTTGACTGCGGAAAAAATGGGAGGAATAGTGGCACAGCAACCAGTCAATTTCTGTCGGGCGAATCCGTCCTGCTTCAATCAGCCGCAACCAGCCTTCGACTCCCAGCTGTACCACCTGGTCTAGCAGCCGAATATTTTGTCGCAGGTGGGTTGCTCCGGCCGCTGCTGCATCGGCCCCGCTGGGGTAGTCCATCCAGCTTCGACCCTGGGTGCTCTCTACCCCGGCGTACATGCACACCGGATGGGCATTAGCATGGGATACCAGCTCAATCCAGTCCAGTCGTAGGCTGATGCCTTCAGCATTGGGACGGCTCCGCAGCACCATGGCTCCGGCCCCATCCGACAGCATCCAGCGCAAAAACTCCGTGTCAAAAGGGACGGCCTTGCCCGCTTGGATAGCAGGTTGGGCCTCAAACTGGGTGTGCTTAAACAGGCGCGAAGCCAACTCTGATGCCACTGCTACGGCACAGCGCTTCTGACCCTGGCTGACCTGAGTTGCGGCATATTTCAGCGCTGCCACCCCCGCACAGCACACCCCTTGATGGCTGGTAGCTTCTAGGGGCGCAAACTCCTGGAGTTCTCCATGTACCATGCTGGCAAAGCCTGGGACTAGCAAGTCGGGCCAGGTGGTAGCGGCACAGAGCAAATCCACTGTTGCCGGATCGAGGTGACTATTGTCTAGGGCATTCCGCACCGCCGCCGCCGCCATTTGGTGGTTGAAATAGGTGGTTTGCTGCTGCTGGTCGAGGGCATAGTGGCGCTGACGGATGCCGTTGCTGGCCAAAATTCGGCGCTTAACCCTGGAGAGCTTGCCGTTGATTAGGCCGAGGAAGGCTTCCATTTGGTCGTTGTCAATCGGCTCCCCCGGCAGAAACTTGCCCAGGTGGGTGATGTAGGGCTGTGACATGGAACAACATGGAGAAGAGAGTAGCAAGCCGCACAACAGGCAGTCGTCGCAAACCGGCGACCATCCGTTTTGAATGCACCTGGTTATGAAATTAAGCGCCCCCAGGTTTGTATGACAGTTGACTGTGACACTTCCGTGGTCGTCGCACCGGTCTGCCCTGGCCCTAGATTTCCCGATTACCTGGTTGGATAAATACCCTGTTCATCCCTGATCTTCCCCAAATCCCCTACTCTACGGGTTGATCTGGGCAGCCTGTGCTGGGGAATGGCCAATATTGGTGATCCTTGTACCCTCCAGTTAAGTGGGTAATCGGAGTGTGTCACAGGTGTCTACGGCAGCCCCCAGTTACTCCTTAAAGGTCAGGGATGGTTAGAGCCTCGAGAAGGGTGAGCAGTAGCCCACTCTTCTTTAGTGCCTTTAGTTCTGGATCCCTCAGCCAGGGGTTGAGGAGAGTGAAAAGGCCAATTGAGAGTAGTGTTTAACCGAAAGATAAACTTTGGTATCAACTGGATGACTTGTCTAGTATCAGGAGTAATCTAATAACAAGAGGAGAAAACAAATTCCCTCGACTTCAAGTAGTTCAGTACTCGTTAAGTAGGAGGTTTTTATCTCGTTAACGTCTGAATCTATCGTGTTGAAATCAGCGGCACTTTGCTTGGCTGTTGATATTTCCTCCACTAAAGCTTAGAGAGCTCTACAATGGACGCCTAGGAAAATAATCCTGAAATGAAGGTGTCAAGGCAACTCTGTATAGCAATACCTATTTGAGGAAATTCCTCAGGTTTGTGGTTAAGTGTCGTAAGCGAATTATTCCACCTCAAAAATTCGTTTGAATCTTATTAACTAATCCCCCTGCTTTCTGCCTTCAGATTTCAGGGGGATTATGCGTGATAGGCTTTTTTCATTACAAGGGTTGGGTACAGACTTTAACTCAGCTATTTCGCTAGAGGCTGCGATCAATAGTGGTGCTTGAGATAGGACCTTTGCTGGTGGAGCTTTGTTAGCAGCTATCGTCTACAGCTTTGCGATCGCCTTCACCTTCTCCTCCTCCGACACATCGAGGTACCGCTGCAGCGCCGCCATCGACGACCACCCGCCCAGGTCTTGGATCGCCTTTAGCCGCACCCCGGCCTTATCGAGCCGAGTGGCCCAGGTGCGGCGGTTGCTGTGGGTGCTGTAGCCGCGTAACCCCAGGCGATCGCATGCCTTCCGCAGCGCCAAATCACACGCCTGCCGCGTAATCGGCCCCTCCCCACTG from Leptolyngbya sp. KIOST-1 encodes the following:
- a CDS encoding exopolysaccharide biosynthesis protein, with the protein product MDNPSPRFSQEIKALLERLAHQPLTLAHVLSETAERGFCLVIGLLVLPFLFPMPPGFTTILGSACLLLSLQMALGRKVPWLPRRVAQFQFPPVLARQVLGNLRRVTRFSERFVRPRFTRLANSPSVWHVNGACISWLTLLLMSPVPMTNPLPTIGILIFVVATLEADGVMMLLGYGVTGLITAVFGLLGYGLWRSPDLLLHWFGGA
- a CDS encoding DUF6999 family protein; protein product: MTSYQPQPYNRLDPDGWDVLYLDQAIPLDPTAKGHMVNDLRSFSRVYLLSPIRLVANLLLGLILILKRLIPFEFKAYGLMHRSAAWFLKTWVQPEACYLIVRHLGLGSNVVNFLIDNGPDRTIPKSQLYPQTVTDLANNAFLEHDLILYNFVYDYHQAQAHNPNWIVQVQQQGLCFDSIRPVQPQIDFTRRWHQILDLESAIELFKVFYSLCLTTKEFERAVLSLQFDENFGCYISAVTNDYRWNHVILNRHPLAPNSPFSAARALLLHGLTTEYLHRYLELAAAQAQESHSPGGLEALAQ
- a CDS encoding beta-ketoacyl-ACP synthase III; the protein is MSQPYITHLGKFLPGEPIDNDQMEAFLGLINGKLSRVKRRILASNGIRQRHYALDQQQQTTYFNHQMAAAAVRNALDNSHLDPATVDLLCAATTWPDLLVPGFASMVHGELQEFAPLEATSHQGVCCAGVAALKYAATQVSQGQKRCAVAVASELASRLFKHTQFEAQPAIQAGKAVPFDTEFLRWMLSDGAGAMVLRSRPNAEGISLRLDWIELVSHANAHPVCMYAGVESTQGRSWMDYPSGADAAAAGATHLRQNIRLLDQVVQLGVEGWLRLIEAGRIRPTEIDWLLCHYSSHFFRSQIVALLEKANAMIPEERWFTNLYTRGNTGCASIYLMLEELFHSGKLQPGQTIFCFVPESGRFTTAYLKLTVVAGTAPLQPVPAAHPAVATAMPPPIFASQGGTFGSQSGTGPGSESGVTDASAPPASTDVHAELLRQLTLTWLEFERQLQSVPLIRQLNRGEFTLDSYRALLRNLRPQVVEGARWIARAASNMENFQVRSHFISHAQAEHRDFQMLEQNYVAVGGTLTDIVNAEQNLGSEALSAFIFHRASQLNPVDLIGSMFIIEGLGSRLARRWAEQIQQQLGLTRDQVSFLAYHSENDDSHTDKLNAFFQAEWITAEIAARIVKTAQVTARLYRLQLEEIVID